A window of Nocardia arthritidis genomic DNA:
CGAACCGCGGGGCAGCACGTCGACCTGCAGCTTGCCCTGTTCCAGGTAGGCCCGGTTCACGTCGGTGATCTCGTATTCGCCGCGCGCGGACGGCGTCAGCCCGCGCGCGATCTCCACCACGTCGTTGTCGTAGAAGTACAGCCCGGGGATGGCGTAGTTGGAGCGCGGCGCCTTCGGCTTCTCCTCGATGGAAATGGCCTTGCCGTCGGCGAATTCGACAACGCCGTACGCCGTCGGATCGGAAACCCAGTAGGCGAACACCGCGCCGCCGTCGATTCCGGCGAAGCGGCTCAGCCCGGTGCCGAGGCCGGGGCCGTGAAAGATGTTGTCGCCCAGTACAAGTGCCGCACAGTCGGTGCCGATGTGGGCGGCCCCGAGTACGAAGGCCCGAGCCAGGCCGTCGGGTTCGGGCTGCACGACGTAGCTGATGGACAGGCCGAACTGGCTGCCGTCGCCGAGCAGCCGGGCGAACGCCGCCGCATCCTCCGGTGTGGTGATCACCAAGACGTCCCGGATGCCCGCCAGCATCAGCGTGCTGAGCGGGTAGTAGATCATCGGCTTGTCGTATACCGGCACGAGCTGCTTGCTGACGCCGCGCGTGATCGGGTGCAACCGGGACCCGGTGCCGCCCGCCAAGATGATTCCGCGCATGACCATGCAGTCTGCCAGTGTCTGTCGGTTCCGGCTCGGGGAGGTTCCGACTCGCCGACGAATTGATCACGGGGGCGATTGTTGTTGCGTAGGTCACAGTGGACGTGGTGTTCTTGATGACACGTGTTGTCACCGAATACAACCCGTGCGATGTCAGCGCCGACATCGATCCGGAGATCCTGGGCGGTCTCGGCGCGCCAGTGAGGTAGGTGCGCGATGTCAGCAATCGGCCCCGGGGGATCCGGCACCGTCATGAATCCGGATGGGCCCAGCGCCCCGGCACGGGTTCTGCTCGCGACCTGTCAGGGTGTCATCCGGCCCGCGCTGCGGGTCGCCCCGATCAATAGGTCGACCATTCCGATCGGCGCCGCCGCGATATCCGGTCTGGCCCGGCTGCGGCCGCAACCGCGCGGAATAGAACGAGAACAGGTGGCGCTCAACGGTTTCCGAATGGAGATCCTGCGTCCGTCGGGCGCGGCGCGGGCGCTGCGGCACGGCGCGATGCTGTACCTGCACGGCGGCGGATTCGCCGTATGCGGGCTGCGCACGCATCGCCCGATCGCGGCCAGCCTGGCGCGGCGCATCGGGCTGCCGGTGGTGAACGTCGAATACCGGCAGCTGCCCGGTCGGCGCATCACCGATTCGGTGGACGACTGCATGACCGCCTACCGCTGGCTGCTGCGGCACGGCGCGGATCCGGGGCGCATCGTATTCGCCGGGGATTCGGCAGGCGGATACCTGAGTTTCGCCACGGCGCTGCGCGCGATCGAGGCGGGCCTGCCCGCGCCGGCCGGGCTGATCGGGCTGAGCCCGCTGCTCGACCTGGATTACGCGGCCAAGCGCGATCACGTCAACGTCACCCGCGATCCCTATATCCCGCTGTCCGCGTTGGCCGCGGTGGTGCGGATGGGCGCCGAGGTGGGCGGTGCGCTCGACCCGCTGCTCTCGCCGGTGAACGGCGCGCTGGCCGCGCTGCCGCCGGTGCTGTTGATCGCCGCCGAGGACGAAATCCTCAGGCACGATTGCGAACTCATGGCCGAACGGCTCACCGCCGCCGGTGTGCCGAATACGCTCGAGCTGTGGCGCGGTCAGGTGCACGCCTTCATGAGCATCTTCCCGAATCTGCCGGAGGGCAGGGCGGCGCTGGCCCGGGTGTCGCGCTTCGTCCGGGCTCGGCTCGAGGAACAGGACCAAGCCCGCTCCGCCTGACCAGAATTGGCCTGATTGAAAAGGCGGCCCCCGTCCCGAACTGTTGCGGGGCGGGGGTCGCGCTATCCCGCCCGGCTGCTGCCGAGCGGGGTTCGTCGCGAGATGCGTTGAGTGCCTTGGTCTTACTTGGCGGGCGGCACGAAGGGCTGGTTGATCGTGGTGAAGTACTGCGCCGCTGCGGCGATGGCGACCGGCGCGGTGATCACGATGTTCGCCGCGATACCGCCCAGCGGGGCCGCGGTGGCGGCGCCACCGATGCAGCCGACGAGCGCGGCCGGGATGAACGGACCGAACAGGCCGACGATGGTCGCCGCGGCCACGGTGGCGCCGACGATGCCACCCAGGACACAGCCGACGGCAGCGCCGCCGACGGTGCCGACCACGGTCGCCACGGTGGCGGCGAGGGAGATCTCGTCCTTCATCCGGTTCCAGGCGGCCTGTTCCCGGTCGTACGGGGTCTTCCACGGAGCGACGTCCTCGAACGGGAGTGCGACCGGCTTGTAGGTCGCATGCGCCATGTCGTACTGCGGCGTGAGGGTCGCGGTGTTGCCGGAAATGTTTGCGGCGATGGGGAATTCGAAGTCGTTGACCCGGAACGTCAGCGGGGTGCCCGCCATGACGGTGCCATTGGCCGACTTGATTTCGAAGACGCCGTTCTCGACGGTCAGCGAGCCGGCATCGGTCTTCAGGATGGTGCTGGTGCCGTCGCTGCTCGTGTTGACGTTGACGGTGTCGTTGGGCGCGGCGTGCACGGTGCCCGCGGTGACGCCGATCGCGGAGATGAGCAGTGCCGACGTGGCGGCAAACTTCTTGATGATCATGTGCTGTGGTCCTCTATCAGGTGCGTTTGCAAGTGGTAGTGACCGGTAACTGAATTCGCGAATCTTCAGCAACTCGGCCGGGCCAAGAGAAACCCCGCCCGGTAAGGCTGCCGGGCGGGGTTCCTGGCTCGCTGTTCGGTTGTGCGAGTTCAGTTGTGTGAATTCAGTTGTGCGAGAAGGTGCTTCGTCTCACTTGGACGGTGCCGGGGTGAACGGCGCGTTGATGGTGGTGAAGTACTGCACGGCGGCCGCGATGGCGACCGGCGCGGTGATCAGGATGTTGGTCGCGATACCACCGAGCGGAGCGGCGGTGGCGGCGCCACCGATGCAGCCGACGAGCGCGGCCGGGATGAACGGGCCGAACAGACCGGCGATGGTCGCCGCGGCCACGGTCGCGCCGACGATGCCGCCGAGCACGCAACCGACGGTCGCGCCGCCGATGGTGCCGACCACGGTCGCGACGGTCGCGGCGAGGGAGATCTCGTCCTTCATCCGGTTCCAGGCGGCCTGCTCACGGTCGTACGGGGTCTTCCACGGAGCGACGTCCTCGTACGGCAACGCGACCGGCTTGTAGGTCGCGTGGTCCATGTCGTACTGCGGGGTCAGGGTCACCGACTTGTCGGCGACGTTCGCGGCGATCGGGAATTCGAAGTCGTTGACCCGGAACGTCAGCGGGGTACCCGCCATGACGGTCCCGTCGGCGGCCTTGATCTTCAGTACCCCGTCCTCGACGTCGATCGAGCCCGAGTCGGTCTTGATAACGGTGGCGTTGGCGTTGTCGGGAGACTGAGCGACGCTCACTCCCACCTGCTCGGCCGGTTGCGCGTTGACAGTGCCCGCGGTGACGCCGAGGGCGGCGATCACCAACGCCGACGTCGCGGCGAATTTCCTCATCAGCATTTTGTTGTGAACCTCGATGTGAAGCGTTCGGAGGGGACTAACCGATCGAAATCTAGACCAGCTAACGCATGGTGAACCGTTTGTGACCGTTTATTCAAATTATGTTCACCGTCGAGACTCGAGGCTCGGTGAGATAGGTAAACGCGCACTGAAAGACAGGTTTTTGCCTTTAGATCAGACTGATGGAATCTGATCGTCGTGACTTTTGGGCCGGGCCTTTGAGAGCAAGCTCACAGCCCTCCCGCTGGTAACGCGCGCCTGTTCGGGGCCGACGGTTGGTCGCCGCCGTGCCCGCGTCAGGACGTAAGGTCGTGGGCGTGCGACTGCTCGTAACCGGCGGAGCCGGCTTCATCGGCGCGAACTTCGTCCACCAGACGGTGGCCGAGCGGCCCGACCTGACGATAACGGTCCTTGACGCGTTGACCTACGCCGGGAATCGCGCCTCGCTCGACCCCGTCGCCGACCGCATTGATTTCGTGCACGGCGATATCGCCGATCTGGATCTGGTCGACGAGTTGGTCAGCGGGGTGGATGCGGTGGTGCATTTCGCCGCCGAATCGCATAACGACAACTCGCTGGCCGAACCGTGGCCATTCGTGCAGACCAATATCGTCGGCACCTATTCACTGCTGCAGGCGGTGCGCCGCCACGACGTGCGCTACCACCACGTATCCACCGACGAGGTCTACGGCGACCTGGCCCCCGACGAGCCCGCCTTCACCGAGACCACCGCATACAACCCGTCCAGCCCCTATTCGGCCACCAAGGCGGGCAGCGACATGCTGGTCCGCGCCTGGACCCGCTCGTTCGGCGTGCGCGCGACGATCTCCAACTGCAGCAACAACTATGGCCCCTACCAGCATGTGGAGAAGTTCAT
This region includes:
- a CDS encoding alpha/beta hydrolase; the encoded protein is MSAIGPGGSGTVMNPDGPSAPARVLLATCQGVIRPALRVAPINRSTIPIGAAAISGLARLRPQPRGIEREQVALNGFRMEILRPSGAARALRHGAMLYLHGGGFAVCGLRTHRPIAASLARRIGLPVVNVEYRQLPGRRITDSVDDCMTAYRWLLRHGADPGRIVFAGDSAGGYLSFATALRAIEAGLPAPAGLIGLSPLLDLDYAAKRDHVNVTRDPYIPLSALAAVVRMGAEVGGALDPLLSPVNGALAALPPVLLIAAEDEILRHDCELMAERLTAAGVPNTLELWRGQVHAFMSIFPNLPEGRAALARVSRFVRARLEEQDQARSA
- the rfbB gene encoding dTDP-glucose 4,6-dehydratase, giving the protein MRLLVTGGAGFIGANFVHQTVAERPDLTITVLDALTYAGNRASLDPVADRIDFVHGDIADLDLVDELVSGVDAVVHFAAESHNDNSLAEPWPFVQTNIVGTYSLLQAVRRHDVRYHHVSTDEVYGDLAPDEPAFTETTAYNPSSPYSATKAGSDMLVRAWTRSFGVRATISNCSNNYGPYQHVEKFIPRQITNLIDGVRPRLYGAGHQVRDWIHVHDHNRAVWDILERGRIGQTYLIGAQGELDNKSVVRLLLEAFGRDPDDFDHVTDRRGHDQRYAIDASLLRAELGWEPKYSDFRTGLAETVRWYQDNESWWRPRKAETEKAYAAAGEQTLS
- the rfbA gene encoding glucose-1-phosphate thymidylyltransferase RfbA, whose amino-acid sequence is MRGIILAGGTGSRLHPITRGVSKQLVPVYDKPMIYYPLSTLMLAGIRDVLVITTPEDAAAFARLLGDGSQFGLSISYVVQPEPDGLARAFVLGAAHIGTDCAALVLGDNIFHGPGLGTGLSRFAGIDGGAVFAYWVSDPTAYGVVEFADGKAISIEEKPKAPRSNYAIPGLYFYDNDVVEIARGLTPSARGEYEITDVNRAYLEQGKLQVDVLPRGSAWLDTGTFDSLLDAANYVRTIEQRQGLKIGVPEEVAWRMGFIDDEQLRVRAEALVRSGYGTYLLGLLDRGRD